Below is a genomic region from Belonocnema kinseyi isolate 2016_QV_RU_SX_M_011 chromosome 4, B_treatae_v1, whole genome shotgun sequence.
gaatttaactattcccctTCTTTATTCCAATAGAGATTTTCttcaattaatcattttcaaaacattaaataaaaacttttctttctttttttcccattttttttaactttgtcatAATCTTCCAGTtacgaattcaaaaatttaatttttgttttgtttgtaacTTCACAAGCCTTGTGATTTTatcaatttaaccatttcatacgtttagattttttttcctccctcttaaccaaacttaatttaatgtaacgatttttcaaatttaaacgtttgctaattttatctttaattttaaccACTATCTAAAATTGTTAACGTTTGTTAATTCAAAcatcttcaatattaaaaattcgtctatttcttAGATTCAACCAAATCAAttgctttagaattttaaatgattcttttagtttttctttttcttggcaACACTTTTGCACATTTTTCGGGCCATTTACAATTCAGAGAAATTTTCTCTGTGTCTTGTGTTATTGTACCGGAGAGCAGATGTTCTGTTATATTTTAAGCGACATTTAACAACTATGTTTACTTCTTAGAGAGCGTATATTTTGGTATTtatcgaaattcttttttttttaagttttacttttCCAAAGCATTCTGCCGATGTCCTCGCGTTCGACGCATAAATACAGCTAGTGCTGACACGTCCAGCACATATTTACACCTCCCAGTGAGACCGCTCGAGGATTTCTCGGCCTACTCAAATCGAACAGACTTCAAATTTCATTAATGATCAGAGACATTAACGTATGTTAGTCTTGCTGGTcatcttcagaatttttttcaacagttaTACCCTGCTCGTACTTTTGAGCTGCACAAACCGGTTTCATCATGCCTCTTAGCGGTACAAATGAACACCCGAAGAATTCTCTAACCCGCGAACATCCGGCCCTAGACACAAACCGAGTGGACTCGTATCGCGTTCCCAGATTCCCACAATTTTTCAGGGATGTCCCCGAATGCTGGTTCGTTGTTTGTGGAAGCATCTTTCCATCAAGCCAGAATTACTGATGAAACCACCAAGGCACACACTGTCTTGGCGCATCTTAGCGTGGATTTGATCGCACACATAAAAGACATAGTTACCGCAGATCCCCAGCCTCAAAACATGTACTCTCTAATTAAAACGAGATTAAACTCAAGCTTCGCCGTTTCTAAAGAAGCTCGCCTGCGTCAGTTACTCAGAGGCCAGGTTATCTCTGAAGGGAAACTCTCCCTCCTATTAAACCGGCTGTGGGCTTGTAGTCGACTTGCAGTCGTTAGCTCAAACTGCTGACCGAATTTCCGAAGCAGCTAGACCCTCCGAGCTGAGTGTCTCCGCGGTCTCTTCCGGCGCTCTAGCCTTGACTTCGGCAGCAATTGCTAGCCTCACCTCACGTTCGAAAAGAGCCGCTAAGTGCGTATCGTCTCGCACGTGGGAAACTATTCCATGGACCGAAAACTGATTCAACCTGCTCGCATTGAGACGGTCGATTCAGGTTTCCCAATTTCTAAACGTCTCCATATTCGCGACATCAGTTTAAGTATTATCTTCCTCATTGACACACGATCAGATATTTCATTGCTCCCCGCCGACtcaaaaactttaaagttaaaaccGAGCAACTTAACTCTCTTCGCGGCTAATGACACCCACGTTCTAACTTATGGTGAGAGACGTCTAAGTCTAAATTTAAACCTGAGACGTGAATTCTCATGGAATTTCTGCACAGCGGCGGTACCAAGTGCAATCATCGGAGCAGACTTTCTAGCTCATTTTCGGTTGGTTCCGTTCCTACACGAGTCGTCACTCGTCGACACGGTAATCGAGCAAAAATCAAAAGGCTTCCTCAAACACGCTCCATCTTTTGGTCTAAGCCTAATAGATCGCTCTGCTTCGTTCTATAGCATTTTGGCGGACTTTCCGGAAATTACATCCATTCCACAATACGACAAATCTTTGGTTGGCGGTGTGCAGCATCACATCCTCACGAACGGCCCACCCTTCGCCGAGCGTGCACGACGTCTGTCCCAAGACAAACTCGTTGCCGCAAAGGCAATCTTTAAACAAATGCTAAAAGATGGCATCTGCAGGCCATCGAGCAGCTCTTGGACTTCACCAATCCATCTTGTCAGGAAAAAGGCCGGCGAATGGCGCGTTTGTGGCGATTTCCGTCGCCTAAAAGCAATAACGATCCCGGATAAATATCCGGTTCCACACTTGCATTACTTCATCTCCTTGATGTGCGGGAAGACCATATTTTCAAAACTGGACCTGCACATGGTATATCAACAGATACCCATCGCTCCGAGTGATATACCTAAAACTGCAGTCATAACGCCTTTTGGCCTCTGGTCTCTTTGAGTATACCCCAATGACTTTTGGCTTACGCAAGGCGGGGCAATCATTCCAGAAGTACATCAACAGTGCCCTCGGAGACCTTAGCTTCGTTTTCGCCTGCACTGATGACATCCTGATGGCATCCTCAACTCTCGAGGAGCATGAAGAGCATCTCAAGATAGTCTTTCAACGTCTCAAAAACTATGTATTGCGCATCAATCCTAGCAAGTGCCTGTTCGGCAAATTGAAACTAGAATTTTTGGGATACCGTATTAACCAACACGGTTGCTCGCCCACCACGGAGAAAGTTCGTCCGATTTCCGAGTTCCCCCAGCCCAAACCCGTGGTTGAACTCCGACGATTCCTCGGCATggtaaatttctcaaaaaaaaaacgacaaatgTGAAATTCCATGGGATTCCATTTCCGAAACTGCATTCGTCAGAGTTCAACGTGACATAGAAAATGCGTCTCTCTTGGTGCACCCGTCTCACGACGCTGAAACTCGCCTCGTAACGGATGCATCCGATTTCGGGATGGGAGCTGCCTTAGAGCAGAAGATTGACGGAAGTTGGAGGCCCCTGGcctttttctctcgaaaattcaCTCCCGCACAAAGCAACTACAGTGCATACGACCGTGAATTAACCGCAGTCTATGAAACTATCCGCTActtcaagtattttcttgaagGGTAGACCTTCAAGATCGTTACAGACCACAAACCACTGATATTTGCTTTTTCACAACGCACGGAGAAGGCATCGCAGCGCCAACAAAGGCAACTGTCATTTATTTCTCAGTTGACAACTACAATCGAATATCTGCCAGGTACGTCGAATGTCGTGGCGAACTCCCTTTCGCGAGTCGAAGCCATTCACTTGCCAACCGAGTTCAGCTTAATCGAGCTAGCTGAGGCTCAAGCTTCGGCTGACGAACTAAAGAACCTCGTCGCTGATCCAAAATGCTTGCTAAATTTCAGGAAAATCCAGTGGGGTCCGGAACACACGACTGTATACTGCGACTTAACCGGAGAAGCCCTACGTCCATTCGTACCTGTAACTTCCCGCAAGCGCATCTTCAAAATTTTCCACGATCCTGCGCATCCGAGCGTCAAAGTGATCGATCGTGTGATAAGAAAGCGTTACGTCTGGCCATCGATGAGCCGAGATATCACCGCCTAGTGTAGGTTTTGTCATGATTGTCAGCAGGCGAACATGTCTCGACACAATCGACTCCTTCCAGCTAAATTTGCAGAGCCAGGCTGCCGCTTCCATCATGTACACATGGACATTGTAGGTCCCCTACCAGACAGTCACGGGTTTAAATACTGCCTCACTATCATTGACAGATTTTCTTGGTGGCCTGAGGCTGTTCCTCTCCAAAACATCGAGGCATCAACCATCTGTAGAGCATTCGTGGATCAATGGATATCTCGGTACGGAGCGCCCGAAACACTAACTACAGAACAGGGCAGTCAATTCGAATCACAGCTATTCAGCACCCTTCTGCAACTAATTGGCATGAATCGCATTCGCACCAACGCCTACCATCCGGCTTCCAATGGAATCATGGAAAGGTGGCACAGGACTCTCAAGACAGCCATCATGTGTCATGCAGACCACGACTGGTCTCGCTCGTTTTCAACCGTGTTATTAGGACTTAGATCCAATGACACCGAAACCGGGGCATCACCGGCAGAATTCATATTCGGCACCACACTTCGAAATCCCGGGGAGTTCGTACTACCTGAGGATTTCTCACCGAACCCGCATGTTTTTCTGGAAGAGTTCGGCGAATACATGCGAAAGGTAAAACCGGTACCCGTTGCTCAGAAGTATAAGCGCAATGTATTCGTGTTTAAAGAGCTCAAGAGCTGCTCTCATGTTTTCCTTCGCGTCAATGCCCGGAAATCTGTCGAGCGATCCTACACCGATCCTCATAAAATACTCAACAGAACCTTAGACAGAGTTTACGAAATTAAAGTGAAGGGTTTTCCCTGCCAGATTTTTATCAAGAATATCAAACCCGCATATTTCGTACGCGAGGAAATTGGCAATCTACTTCAGCTCGATAGTAGCGGATCTGAATCAACCAATGTCAATACAGTCATTCGTACCTATTCTCGCCCAAAGAAGGTCATTTTTACTGCATAAATGacaaaagatttgtaaatatcgcatataagtaatttttcaaacgacCGACGCGTACAATATGATCATGCTAGTTGTAAAATTTAGGGACCTCTTAGGTATTAAATGTATATCGAAACCTGGAGGTCATAACTAAGACTGCCAGTCGCCTTTGGACTACATATTAATGTTATGGTCATAAAATCACCTACTTATTTAGCTACTTAGGTACTATTTAACCtgatacatacatttttacacaGAACGGTTAACATTACCCGCATTAGGAAAACTCATCGAACTTACTATGTATCATCAATGCCATATAGAAAATGTAGTAAGCATTGTCTATCGCCAAATTGGTTTTACAAAAGTACAATATAAAATTTGACAACTTTGACTACGACCATTGGtctttataaaattgtataaatttgtcCGCATTCTAAAAATCAATGTCATGACCAAGAAATTGTATCATAGCAGTCTTTTCTAGGCAATAAATCATGTATCTACACACATTGTAATTTGAAATCGACTAGTTATAGTATACGCTGAATGAATGATTTTATGCAAACTGCGTTACTGTACTTTTTAAAGCAATCTCTAACGATGTGCGTGTTTTGCGTGTGCTACTTATATCGTTAtcactcgggggggggggggaagtacTGTAGGGATTCACTATGGTTACAATCATAGTTCCTTTCTGGTGAATTCCTAGCAGTATTCCAAGCACCAAATGAACGTAAAGTTTCCACTCTACCTAACTTGAACACAGGCCAAGCGAGCCTCGTTTCTGTTTGCCGCGCGACCACGGAGAATAGATATATGGAAACCAATCtataatgcatggacttcaccaaaaacggtcacttttccgttgccagaagtacgcacacacaaatgtataaaatcacacttacgtatagttcaaaactttcaaagCGTGGCGTGCCCaccgtactttaaaaaaatatggccgcctccattgttttgttttgacaggtcgcttgaacaaataaattattaataatcagacaggattttgtgaaatgtttgtggaataaaaaattattcgccatggaagaggtaggtagtatgtttatgaaatgtcaaattacttttaccaacactatgcgtgcgacagataTTCGACGCggtcgtaacaaaaacaataaacatacaacttaatgaaagtcttgtacactatacacttaaaaccacacttattggaaactttcgcttttatacagtgaacgccacgctcgggaagttttgtaCTATACGTAAGTGTGGTTTTGCACATgcgtgtgtgcgtacttctagcaacagaaaagtgttcattgtcagttccactagtttggtctccttcatagacatataaagtctaggccaacagtctctttgatccgccgacgctcctgtttagagagagagagagaacgagtcgagcgaggacggcactcctcgctcgactcgttctctctctctctaaacaggAGCGTCGGCGGATCAAAGAGACTGTTGGTCTAGACTTTATATGTCTATGGTCTCCTTATGACTATTCTCCATGCGCGCGACGGCGCGTTCCCTCATCAGTTGGTAGACTCCCGGCTTGGTCATCACATTGTTTGACGTGTGCTCCCGCACACCTGTATTACTTTACTCGAATAAATGAGTTGTTGAGTTTAAATCCAGTCTCAACCTTTATTATCCTTCTCGGAGTTGTGGGCCTACAAATTGGAGTCAGGAGACGATATTTTATTGGGTACACTAAATCCTTTGCGCAATAGGAATTCTCCCGAGGAATGCAACGTTTTCGTGTTATTTACTAGGGAGAATCTCGTGTTGCCTACTTTCAGGCTATACCCTGTAACTCGCAGGTTACAATACagcagggctcaccaaaaggcagccattggctgaaTTGGcagccagtggcagtcaaaagactagttCAAACaggccctaataaatcttgtcgttcgattggttcctagcccttcacgggcattatacctcccgccgcaCCGGGTTTGGaatttaaatggataattgtcaaattttactattcaaattttagtttacttgaactataaaaattcaatttaaatagaaggtgagcatattaaaataaaaataaattttcgtaattaaaatttgaaggagaGATTTCAGTGATAAGTATTTTGTATTCTAAAGCAGATTTGTTTCTCcatatatatttattgtaaacgattttcGTCCTAGTGcacgggaacaatttcaattaatttttgttctcatataatttaatttaatttaatcagtgagtacaatttttgtacataatacaatttaaacagaataattattattgttcttaTTGTATATAGTTATTATTAGGAGTAActatcaaaatgaaatgaatgttttaatttaaagtgctattaaatataatatataataatagatttaaataaatattaaaatagctacCTCCCCGTcaattgaactttaatttaaatttaattttaattgactttcagtaacttgcatcttttattttaatataagacTTTACgcaagcaagaactagaaataaagacagaaatTAACATTTGAATGCAGATAGTCgaatgtttttagtggtattaattgcaattttcaattttaaaacttccaaaaagaagaaattttgaaactaagtaacaattctaaaaattccaaacttaagaaatttcaaataaaaattgtgaaaattataggattttaaattttaaaaataaaaacttacctaatttgtaattataaactctcaaaattaaaaaactctttaatttaaaagattgacaatttaaattttgaaaaagtacgaatgaaatctcttgaattttgaagattaatcaattaaaattgttagcTTTTGATGCTTTGGATGATTTCGGAAATGAAGAGTCAACTTTTCAATTCTaactgttttaaaaagaaaaaaatttgatattaaatcatcaaaattaaagattttttaattgagagtttaaaaaattaagaattcatacaTTTCAATAGATTCATGACTCAATGATCTACAATTTCGAAGAGTTgtcatggaaaattttaaaatctaataaataaatattggattaaaaaatgcttaaattttgaagatgtatATTTGAATGGTCTGTAGTTTGGAACTTTTTctgtaaaagtttgatttttaatatgtaaaaatgaaaaatctgaaattttgaagatttgcaaatgaaaattcttaaatttatagaattacaattaaaaatgatttaattgttaagacggaaaaataaaaatggttcaatttatttaaaattcaaatggatgaaaattgtattacttctaattaaaagaatttaaaattcaataattttaaatggaaaacttcTGAACTCAATAGTTTTAATTCAAAACGAttgaaatttgactaaaaaaatggaaaattaaatcaaatatttcagagtaAAAGCTTCTGaacttttagaaatataaatatttattaaattaaaaaattacgatctaacataaaaattaagcagacacatgtttgtaaaataaaaaaataaatttacctttattcttatcattcaaaatggaaaaaatttcagttctaaattttcaaaacttaatgaTTCTAAGATAAAGTTCgaaataaaaagcagttttacaagggaaatattttaaaaatttagaaatctatacttaagaaacttgaAACTTAAGCAATTCCGAGATTcatctaaatctaaaaaaaatagtcgCCAAGTGTTTTAtcaataacacttttttgtacctAAACCCTTAAAATTTCGATTACTTTCAGTACTTATAATCGttgagaaattaacaatttttaaaatgtaaattatactttttgaaattcaaccatttcaattttaattgcaaaatttaaacttataatagGGAAAAGTGCAGCATTTAGCACTTACcgtgtaaattcaaaattaaaaaattgataccaTTAAACATTCaagaaatgattcaattttccaattaaattttattttaactgagCTTGGAATATCGAACTTTTTGGaagatttttcgaattaaaaatttcctattcaaaattagtttgtattttgaaaatatctttaaaataatttgatttttaagtttaaaaatggaaatatttttttattttgaactgtaaaaataaaggtgaatttatttttcattttagaaaatttgctctaatcaattttcacgttaaatcgtactttttgaattaaagaaaagtttagaTTTGGCTAATTTTagaaagctttaatttaaaatattcaatttatcgTAGTTTCGAATTTCAATGCCTCTCTACTGGAATTTTTTAGACTCTAAAATCGcctatatataaaaatgtttgtatggaagctttgaagtttgaaagcttctattaaacagttgaactaacgtcacagtagcttcaatccgctcttcatttacaagtattcaaactttttcataaaaccaacaaaaaattctttccaaCAActtagataaattattttttaatctttaattaaagtttgtacaagataaagtAGAACGataaaaacgaagaaaaagattttggcgccagtcgtttttctttattttttatgaattttcattcaaaattttccaaatttttcctcctttttaaaacttttatgactactttaatttgcaggtaaattttattagctttctaaactaaaaatgaaattgaaattggaaattaaatgtattggaaattcaagtaaaaaggttcagaccccccggagtgaacgacgacgagacgtaatttaccgtgaccgtaacccttcgctcgattcctggaaaacgaagaaaaaaatggtggcagccatACACTTGTCGTTGTAGCCAGCACCTGCTTGAAATGGCGAGCCCTGCAATACAGTAAAACCTAGATAATTCGAAGTGCTCCGGGACcgaaaaaacttcgaattatcgaaaaatCGAATTATTGAACATAAGAGTATAAACGCACATAATTCGTTTATCATACGTCCCATAGAACGTATAGTATTATGAATTTCTCTTGAAGTAAATCGATGCGGGCAGTGTCAAAATGTTTTCCCAATTAATATCATAAtgccaaaaaaatcataatcaaacgTGAAAAGTTTGACCAGCTGTACTTCGAATTATAGAGGTTATCATCACGGCGAGGcacacaattttcttcaaattatcgaGAAATTCGAATTAACGGACTTTAAATTATCGAGAAATATTAATATGGGAAACATCAGGTATCAGCCGGGGCCAAAAGAAA
It encodes:
- the LOC117170972 gene encoding uncharacterized protein LOC117170972 yields the protein MDRKLIQPARIETVDSGFPISKRLHIRDISLSIIFLIDTRSDISLLPADSKTLKLKPSNLTLFAANDTHVLTYGERRLSLNLNLRREFSWNFCTAAVPSAIIGADFLAHFRLVPFLHESSLVDTVIEQKSKGFLKHAPSFGLSLIDRSASFYSILADFPEITSIPQYDKSLVGGVQHHILTNGPPFAERARRLSQDKLVAAKAIFKQMLKDGICRPSSSSWTSPIHLVRKKAGEWRVCGDFRRLKAITIPDKYPVPHLHYFISLMCGKTIFSKLDLHMVYQQIPIAPSDIPKTAVITPFGLWSL
- the LOC117170973 gene encoding uncharacterized protein K02A2.6-like translates to MSRHNRLLPAKFAEPGCRFHHVHMDIVGPLPDSHGFKYCLTIIDRFSWWPEAVPLQNIEASTICRAFVDQWISRYGAPETLTTEQGSQFESQLFSTLLQLIGMNRIRTNAYHPASNGIMERWHRTLKTAIMCHADHDWSRSFSTVLLGLRSNDTETGASPAEFIFGTTLRNPGEFVLPEDFSPNPHVFLEEFGEYMRKVKPVPVAQKYKRNVFVFKELKSCSHVFLRVNARKSVERSYTDPHKILNRTLDRVYEIKVKGFPCQIFIKNIKPAYFVREEIGNLLQLDSSGSESTNVNTVIRTYSRPKKVIFTA